Below is a window of Escherichia coli DSM 30083 = JCM 1649 = ATCC 11775 DNA.
TGTTAACAAAGTGAGCTATATACTTACGCTTGCAGCTCCAGCCCGGCCAGCCGCCGCCAGTAGCCGTTACAATCGCTGTTTGCCGTCAACGGCAGTGGTGCAGCGCCATTTTCATTGGCGCGGAAGGCGTCGAGCATTGCGAAAGTGTCAGTACCCTGCGGTGACAGGCGGACCACATCGACCAGCCCCTGCATGGATGCCAGCTCGTTACCGAGGTTGTAAACGTAGCCGCTCATGGTCTGAATGCCGTTGAGTACAAACACTTGTTGGTTTTCCTGCGACAGCACGTTGCGCCCGTTCGGATACTTAATGCAGCAGGTTTCGCACTCATCTTTCGGGCGGTCTTCCGAACGCGCGGTAAAGCAGCGAGCAGAGTAGGCCAGCGGCAGATGACCGTAGCTCAAGACTTCCACTTCAAACTGGTTACGAATGCCCAGCTCATCGCACTGATTAAGCAGATTCACCAGCCAGTCGCGGGAAAGCTCCAC
It encodes the following:
- the ubiV gene encoding U32 family peptidase, yielding MKYSLGPVLWYWPKETLEEFYQQAAASSADVIYLGEAVCSKRRATKVGDWLEMAKSLAGSGKQIVLSTLALVQASSELGELKRYVENGEFLIEASDLGVVNMCAERKLPFVAGHALNCYNAVTLKILLKQGMMRWCMPVELSRDWLVNLLNQCDELGIRNQFEVEVLSYGHLPLAYSARCFTARSEDRPKDECETCCIKYPNGRNVLSQENQQVFVLNGIQTMSGYVYNLGNELASMQGLVDVVRLSPQGTDTFAMLDAFRANENGAAPLPLTANSDCNGYWRRLAGLELQA